The DNA segment TGTTTGCCATTTTGCTCTAAACAGACCAGAAAACCATCACGCGTTTTTAGCCTTTGATAGCGCAGAACAACGCCTGCATCTACAGGTAGGCTGAATGAATAGAGTTTGGCGTTTCGCATTATGGGTTACGTTTAAATCGAGAGAAATCAGGTTGACGTTTTTCGTTAAAGGCGTTGCGGCCTTCTTGACCTTCATCAGTCATATAGAACAGCATAGTTGCATTACCCGCTAATTCTTGAAGACCGGCTTGACCATCGCAATCTGCATTTAATGCAGCTTTTAAGCAACGTAATGCCATTGGGCTGTTTTCCAGCATTTCACGACACCAACGTACCGTTTCTTTTTCAAGAGAGGCATAAGGAACAACGGTATTAACCAAGCCCATTTCTAAGGCTTCTTTTGCATCATATTGACGGCATAAGAACCAGATTTCGCGCGCTTTCTTTTGACCAACAATACGTGCCATATAAGAAGCACCCCAGCCACCATCGAAAGAGCCAACTTTAGGGCCTGTTTGACCAAAAATCGCGTTTTCAGCAGCAATGGTTAAGTCACACATCATATGAAGCACATGACCACCACCGATAGAATAACCAGCAACCATTGCGACAACAGGTTTTGGACACGTACGGATTTGGCGTTGGAAATCCAGCACATTTAGGTGATGTGTACCGCTATCATCGCGATATCCGCCGTAGTCACCACGAATTTTTTGGTCACCACCTGCACAGAATGCTTTTTCACCGGCACCTGTTAAAATGATTGTGCC comes from the Proteus appendicitidis genome and includes:
- the menB gene encoding 1,4-dihydroxy-2-naphthoyl-CoA synthase: MLYPSEEKLYAPIEWQDCSEGFEDILYHKSVDGIAKITINRPQVRNAFRPLTVKEMIQALADARYDDAIGTIILTGAGEKAFCAGGDQKIRGDYGGYRDDSGTHHLNVLDFQRQIRTCPKPVVAMVAGYSIGGGHVLHMMCDLTIAAENAIFGQTGPKVGSFDGGWGASYMARIVGQKKAREIWFLCRQYDAKEALEMGLVNTVVPYASLEKETVRWCREMLENSPMALRCLKAALNADCDGQAGLQELAGNATMLFYMTDEGQEGRNAFNEKRQPDFSRFKRNP